From the Acidobacteriota bacterium genome, one window contains:
- a CDS encoding AbgT family transporter, with product MSSSPHLRYLHSTMTENETPSRSADGGEAAASEPSSSANAQGPEGQGKEPGGGEQPQGIVYRFLNLVERVGNLLPDPAMLFLIGLILTWVASWLLSGVSFDVVDPRTTEPIQVMNLLTGSSLAAFLAGMVNTFASFPPLGLVLVALLGVGVAEHTGFINASLKALLGVTHKSLLTPVLILVACVSHTAADAGYVLVIPLGGVIFYAAGRHPLAGIAAAFAGVSGGFSANFVPSGIDPLLQSFTQSSAQILNPELLVNPLCNIYFTAASTVLVVFVGWFITDRIVEPRLAGTPVELEEDDDMPDMSDVNLSKEEKRGLFLAFGSILVLTALLVLAVLPETSPLRSPDGQITAFSAPLMRSIVPLIFIFFIIPGVLYGYGARSIEGHRDIVQGMTKSMHSMGYYIVMAFFAALFIAEFGRSGIGALIALEGAAFLKALGTPGQVTIVGIIFLTAIVNLLVGSASAKWALLSPIFVPMLMELGLSPELTQAAYRVGDSTTNIITPLMPYFPLIVVFCRRYDRKAGIGTLVSTMLPYSVIFLVVWSAFLLLYWAAGIPLGLQAAYVYPAG from the coding sequence TTGAGCAGCAGCCCCCACCTACGCTATCTTCACAGCACCATGACCGAAAACGAAACGCCGAGCCGCTCCGCGGACGGGGGGGAGGCTGCGGCTTCCGAACCGTCATCTTCTGCAAACGCCCAGGGTCCTGAGGGCCAGGGCAAAGAACCCGGTGGCGGCGAGCAGCCGCAGGGGATCGTCTACCGCTTCCTGAATCTGGTGGAGCGGGTGGGCAATCTCTTGCCGGATCCGGCGATGCTCTTCCTCATCGGCCTGATCCTCACCTGGGTCGCCTCCTGGCTCCTCTCCGGAGTGAGCTTCGACGTGGTGGACCCGCGCACCACCGAGCCCATCCAGGTGATGAACCTGCTCACGGGCTCTTCGCTGGCGGCCTTCCTCGCTGGGATGGTCAACACCTTCGCCAGCTTCCCGCCCCTCGGGCTGGTGCTGGTGGCGCTGCTTGGAGTGGGCGTGGCGGAGCACACGGGCTTCATCAACGCATCCCTCAAGGCGCTGCTGGGGGTGACCCACAAATCGCTGCTGACTCCGGTGCTGATTCTGGTGGCGTGCGTGAGCCATACGGCGGCAGATGCGGGGTATGTCTTGGTGATTCCGTTGGGCGGCGTGATCTTCTACGCCGCCGGCCGCCATCCGTTGGCGGGCATTGCGGCGGCCTTTGCCGGGGTTTCCGGCGGCTTCTCCGCCAACTTCGTGCCCTCGGGCATCGATCCGCTGCTCCAAAGCTTCACCCAGAGCTCGGCGCAGATCCTCAATCCCGAGCTGCTGGTCAACCCGCTGTGCAACATCTACTTCACCGCCGCCTCCACGGTGCTGGTGGTCTTCGTGGGTTGGTTCATCACCGACCGCATCGTCGAGCCTCGGCTGGCCGGGACGCCGGTGGAGCTGGAAGAGGACGACGACATGCCGGACATGTCCGACGTCAACCTCTCGAAGGAGGAAAAGCGCGGGCTCTTCCTGGCCTTCGGCTCCATCCTCGTGCTCACCGCCCTGCTGGTGCTGGCGGTGCTGCCGGAGACCTCGCCGCTGCGCTCACCGGACGGTCAGATCACCGCGTTTTCCGCGCCGCTGATGCGCTCCATCGTGCCGCTGATCTTCATCTTCTTCATCATCCCCGGCGTCCTCTACGGCTACGGGGCGCGCTCCATCGAGGGCCATCGGGACATCGTCCAGGGTATGACCAAGTCCATGCACTCCATGGGCTACTACATCGTCATGGCCTTCTTCGCCGCCCTCTTCATCGCCGAGTTCGGCCGCTCCGGCATCGGCGCCCTCATCGCTCTGGAAGGCGCAGCCTTCCTCAAGGCGCTGGGGACCCCGGGGCAGGTGACCATCGTGGGGATCATCTTCCTCACCGCCATCGTCAACCTGCTGGTGGGGTCGGCGTCGGCGAAGTGGGCGCTGCTCTCCCCCATCTTCGTGCCCATGTTGATGGAGCTGGGGCTGTCGCCGGAGCTGACCCAGGCGGCGTACCGAGTCGGTGATTCCACCACCAACATCATCACGCCGCTGATGCCCTACTTCCCGCTCATCGTGGTCTTCTGCCGCCGCTACGACCGCAAGGCCGGCATCGGCACCCTGGTCTCCACCATGTTGCCCTATTCGGTGATCTTCCTGGTGGTGTGGAGCGCCTTCCTGCTGCTCTACTGGGCCGCCGGGATCCCGCTGGGGCTCCAGGCAGCATACGTCTACCCCGCCGGCTAA
- a CDS encoding aminotransferase class V-fold PLP-dependent enzyme, which produces MAKQAEEGAAAGILQKFLEAFPEYPQTEILDRLRREEFSRLDEQGQVYLDYTGGGLYGEEQIRRHFELLRSTVFGNPHSFNPTSTRTSELVERCRRRVLEFFGANPQEYVLIFTANASQALKLVGEAYPFSAGDRFLLTFDNHNSVNGIREFDRVRGAETRYVPVEPPDLRVDRQVLEEQLREPVQGEHKLFAFPAQSNFSGVQHPLEWVALAHEHGWDVLLDAAAFVPTNRLDLSRWHPDFVALSFYKMFGYPTGVGALIARREALGKLHRPWFAGGTITVASVQADRHFLAPGGAAFEDGTLDYANIPAVEMGLDFLERAGIEVIHQRVRCLTGWLLRRLQELRHSNGEPLLRIYGPIDEEGRGGTVTVNFRDAQGRFIDHQLIERRAAEEGISIRTGCFCNPGAGEMAMGLSRGELDSCLSGHEDRLSYDDFHNCITEKGTGAVRISVGLASNLKDVEAFVAFAGRLLDRGRLG; this is translated from the coding sequence GTGGCGAAACAGGCCGAGGAAGGCGCGGCAGCGGGCATTCTGCAGAAGTTTCTGGAAGCTTTCCCCGAGTACCCCCAGACGGAGATCCTGGACCGCCTGCGGCGGGAGGAATTCTCGCGGCTGGACGAGCAGGGGCAGGTCTATCTGGACTACACCGGCGGCGGGCTCTATGGGGAGGAGCAGATCCGCCGGCATTTCGAGCTGCTGCGCTCCACGGTCTTCGGCAACCCCCACTCCTTCAACCCCACCTCGACCCGCACCAGCGAGCTAGTGGAGCGCTGCCGGCGGCGAGTGCTGGAATTTTTCGGGGCCAATCCGCAGGAATACGTCCTGATCTTCACCGCCAACGCCAGCCAGGCCTTGAAGCTGGTGGGTGAGGCCTACCCCTTCAGCGCCGGGGATCGCTTCCTCCTCACCTTCGACAACCACAATTCGGTCAACGGCATTCGGGAGTTCGACCGCGTCCGCGGCGCCGAGACTCGCTATGTGCCGGTGGAACCGCCGGATCTGCGGGTGGATCGTCAGGTCTTGGAGGAGCAGCTGCGTGAGCCGGTGCAAGGAGAGCACAAGCTCTTCGCCTTCCCCGCCCAGAGCAACTTCTCCGGCGTTCAGCACCCGCTGGAATGGGTCGCCCTGGCTCATGAGCACGGCTGGGACGTGCTCCTCGACGCCGCCGCCTTCGTGCCCACCAACCGCCTCGATCTGAGCCGCTGGCATCCGGACTTCGTCGCCCTCTCGTTCTACAAGATGTTCGGGTACCCCACCGGCGTCGGGGCACTCATCGCCCGCCGGGAGGCCCTGGGCAAGCTCCACCGGCCATGGTTCGCCGGCGGCACCATCACCGTGGCTTCTGTGCAGGCGGATCGTCACTTCCTCGCCCCCGGCGGCGCCGCCTTCGAGGACGGCACCCTCGACTACGCCAACATCCCCGCGGTGGAGATGGGGCTGGACTTCTTGGAGCGGGCCGGCATCGAGGTGATTCACCAGCGGGTGCGCTGCCTCACCGGCTGGCTGCTGCGGCGGCTCCAGGAGCTGCGGCACTCCAACGGCGAGCCACTGCTTCGAATCTACGGACCCATCGACGAAGAAGGCCGCGGCGGCACGGTGACGGTGAATTTCCGCGATGCTCAGGGCCGCTTCATCGACCACCAGCTCATCGAGCGCCGCGCCGCCGAGGAAGGAATCTCCATCCGCACCGGCTGTTTCTGCAATCCCGGCGCCGGGGAGATGGCCATGGGGCTCTCCCGGGGTGAGCTGGACAGCTGCCTCAGCGGTCATGAAGATCGCCTCTCCTACGACGACTTCCACAACTGCATCACGGAGAAGGGCACCGGTGCGGTGCGTATCTCGGTGGGGCTGGCGAGTAACCTCAAGGACGTGGAGGCCTTCGTGGCCTTCGCAGGACGGCTCCTCGATCGAGGGCGTCTCGGCTGA
- a CDS encoding methyltransferase domain-containing protein, producing MGTSGNRDSAAARSASLGSSTLDLSTSRSPTSGSPTSGSPASSPSDSGTTQDAAALFYDLLGQRVRDPGFVFMNYGYAEEYGTPAERSSPYSWLLPGDRPRRHHLALVRHVLRDLDLSGRSVLEVGSGRGGNASYLVCYAEPRRVLGVDRCLANTFLSRGFHSHEDLRFQPGDAQALPLADASFDVVLNLESSHCYPDFAAFLSEVHRVLRPGGILCWSDLWALEHFPHDWPSRERILRAAPFAVEWEEDITEAVAAAEEASETVQTLLEEGVPNPDHPFIRRIAEVTGEVYQALRSGRASYLCWRLRKA from the coding sequence ATGGGTACTTCCGGGAACAGAGATTCGGCCGCTGCGCGCTCGGCTTCCTTGGGCTCATCGACGCTGGACTTATCGACCTCGCGCTCGCCGACCTCGGGCTCACCGACATCAGGCTCACCAGCATCGAGCCCATCAGATTCTGGGACGACTCAGGACGCCGCCGCCCTCTTCTACGACCTCCTGGGCCAGCGGGTGCGCGACCCTGGCTTCGTGTTCATGAACTACGGCTACGCCGAGGAGTATGGCACGCCGGCGGAGCGCTCCTCCCCCTACTCCTGGCTGCTTCCCGGCGACCGGCCTCGGCGCCATCACCTGGCCTTGGTGCGCCACGTGCTGCGGGACCTCGACCTCAGCGGCCGTAGCGTGCTCGAAGTCGGTTCCGGCCGCGGCGGCAATGCTTCCTATCTCGTCTGCTACGCCGAGCCAAGGCGAGTCCTCGGGGTCGACCGCTGCCTGGCCAACACCTTCCTCAGCCGTGGTTTCCACTCTCACGAGGATCTGCGCTTCCAGCCTGGAGACGCTCAAGCGCTGCCGTTGGCGGACGCGAGTTTCGACGTGGTGTTGAATCTGGAATCTTCCCACTGCTATCCGGATTTCGCGGCGTTTCTCTCCGAGGTCCACCGCGTGCTGCGTCCCGGTGGGATCTTGTGCTGGTCCGATCTGTGGGCGTTGGAACACTTCCCCCACGACTGGCCGTCGAGGGAGCGGATCCTGCGGGCGGCGCCTTTCGCCGTTGAGTGGGAGGAGGACATCACGGAGGCTGTGGCCGCCGCGGAGGAAGCCTCCGAGACCGTCCAGACGTTGCTCGAAGAGGGGGTGCCGAATCCCGACCACCCCTTCATCCGCCGCATCGCCGAGGTCACTGGAGAGGTTTATCAGGCCCTCCGTAGCGGCCGGGCATCGTACCTCTGCTGGCGGCTGCGCAAAGCCTGA
- a CDS encoding Gfo/Idh/MocA family oxidoreductase: MIESSAPYRALVCGSNYGRVYLEALAGQERVRPVGLLASGSERSRALAGKHGLPLYRSASELPAGIDLALAALPSSANDVVLELLERGVPVLCEHPRSPTFVQQAFEIAKHVGVAFQINGHFGDLPAARSFAEVFRKQVSVSPPRFLQVTGQERSLYAVLDVLDRAWGGLEALKLREASVDNEREPRSSSSTAWAHLAGTLGEVPIDLRIQVPPVSPPDGSPSYWVDLQLAVGFDTGVLSLLSLAGPVVWNRNLARSAAEDRALWELVGGSSQGIQGPSPSELRRAREEANRAAVGRLVQVLEGADPEPVVTRHRLLALARAWELVGSRLRS, from the coding sequence ATGATCGAATCCTCCGCACCCTACCGCGCCCTCGTCTGCGGCAGCAACTACGGCCGCGTCTACCTCGAGGCCCTGGCGGGGCAGGAGCGCGTCCGGCCGGTGGGGCTGCTGGCCAGCGGCAGCGAGCGGAGCCGGGCGCTGGCGGGGAAGCACGGCCTGCCACTCTACCGCTCCGCCAGCGAGCTGCCCGCCGGCATCGATCTGGCCCTGGCGGCGCTTCCTTCTTCGGCCAACGACGTCGTCCTGGAGCTCTTGGAGCGCGGGGTCCCGGTGCTCTGCGAGCATCCCCGCTCCCCCACTTTCGTCCAGCAGGCCTTCGAGATCGCCAAACACGTCGGCGTGGCCTTCCAGATCAACGGCCACTTCGGCGATCTGCCCGCGGCTCGAAGCTTCGCCGAGGTCTTCCGGAAGCAGGTCTCGGTCTCCCCACCCCGCTTCCTCCAAGTCACCGGCCAGGAGCGCAGCCTCTACGCCGTGCTGGACGTCCTGGACCGGGCTTGGGGCGGGCTCGAAGCTCTGAAGCTGCGGGAAGCCTCTGTGGACAACGAGAGGGAGCCCCGGTCGTCCTCCTCTACCGCCTGGGCTCATCTCGCCGGCACCCTGGGTGAGGTTCCCATCGACTTGCGCATCCAGGTTCCCCCGGTTAGCCCTCCCGACGGCAGCCCGTCCTATTGGGTGGACTTGCAGCTGGCGGTGGGTTTCGATACCGGAGTGCTCTCCCTCCTCTCCCTCGCCGGACCGGTGGTGTGGAATCGCAATCTGGCCCGGTCGGCGGCGGAAGATCGGGCGCTTTGGGAGCTGGTTGGAGGCTCGTCCCAAGGAATCCAGGGCCCCTCACCGTCCGAACTGCGAAGAGCCCGGGAAGAGGCCAACCGGGCGGCCGTCGGCCGGCTGGTGCAGGTTCTGGAAGGAGCCGATCCGGAACCGGTGGTGACACGGCACCGCTTGCTGGCCCTGGCTCGGGCCTGGGAGCTGGTAGGGAGCCGGCTGCGCTCCTGA
- a CDS encoding S53 family peptidase, whose product MAKPILPSRPLPSLARLRPARSVDLDETAEVTFRLRPRDEDTMSERLGGILDNLAGHLPHQRQHLTVEEWEERFGAREEDMEKVATFARRMGLKVKALRPGQRSVVVEGPLAKLQKALKVELENVHEDGETFRTHSSPVLVPDQLSETLEAVQGLDETPALFKRRPRIAERTKDNFEVRQVAELYDFPMQYTGKGQTVALLLLGGGFHQEDLDHYFSGIGLKTPQIEVLELFGAKNKPASNEAVQRFLKAQGFEPEPVDSDSLDTPEEDSVNNITWTIETTTDIEVVGAVVPDARIVVVFAPNTQDDQAAAMEHILGAEFREKYGLPTVVSCSWGQYEYRMRSDSLQAMESALAKAASLGVTVCFASGDFGGGPVYYPASSIYSLACGGTTILSAPTDRDVRECVWREGRMDLYFSASGGGASEKFAAPKWQHGAVAPFGVLKRGIPDISALAALATGYALIIGGAEVGMGGTSSAAPLLGGLVMQIIEANQDLKKGYRVGWLTPTIYEPSFEDAFINICKGDNGLYMATATGWDPCTGLGRPVGTKLLAALREEVKGSKAKAKT is encoded by the coding sequence ATGGCCAAACCGATCTTGCCGTCCCGCCCGCTGCCGAGCCTGGCTCGGCTCCGTCCCGCCCGCAGCGTCGATCTGGACGAGACCGCGGAGGTCACCTTCCGATTGCGGCCTCGGGACGAAGACACCATGAGCGAGCGCCTGGGGGGAATTCTCGACAACCTGGCGGGGCATTTGCCGCATCAGCGCCAGCACCTGACGGTGGAGGAGTGGGAGGAGCGCTTCGGGGCTCGGGAAGAGGATATGGAAAAGGTGGCCACATTCGCCCGGCGTATGGGGCTGAAGGTGAAGGCCCTGCGTCCCGGTCAGCGGTCGGTGGTGGTGGAGGGACCGCTGGCGAAGTTGCAAAAGGCCCTGAAGGTGGAGCTGGAGAACGTCCACGAGGACGGCGAGACCTTCCGCACCCACAGCAGTCCGGTGCTGGTGCCGGATCAGCTGAGCGAAACCCTCGAGGCGGTTCAGGGCCTGGACGAAACACCCGCGCTGTTCAAACGCCGCCCGCGCATCGCCGAGCGCACGAAGGACAATTTCGAGGTGCGGCAGGTGGCAGAACTCTACGACTTTCCCATGCAGTACACCGGCAAGGGCCAGACGGTGGCGCTGTTGCTCTTGGGGGGCGGCTTTCACCAGGAGGATCTAGATCACTATTTCTCGGGGATCGGTCTCAAGACTCCCCAGATCGAGGTCCTGGAGCTCTTCGGGGCGAAGAACAAACCCGCCTCCAACGAAGCGGTCCAGCGATTCCTCAAGGCTCAGGGCTTCGAGCCCGAGCCGGTGGATTCGGACAGCCTCGACACTCCCGAGGAGGACAGCGTCAACAACATCACCTGGACCATCGAGACGACCACCGATATCGAGGTGGTGGGGGCGGTGGTCCCGGACGCTCGTATCGTGGTGGTCTTCGCGCCCAACACCCAGGACGACCAGGCCGCCGCCATGGAACACATCTTGGGCGCCGAGTTCCGGGAGAAGTACGGGCTCCCCACGGTGGTTTCCTGCAGCTGGGGGCAGTACGAATATCGCATGCGCAGCGACAGCCTGCAGGCCATGGAGAGCGCTCTGGCCAAAGCCGCGTCCCTGGGGGTGACGGTGTGCTTCGCCTCCGGTGATTTCGGTGGCGGACCGGTGTATTACCCGGCGTCGAGCATCTATTCGTTGGCCTGCGGCGGCACCACCATCCTCAGCGCTCCGACGGACCGGGACGTGCGCGAGTGCGTGTGGCGGGAGGGGCGCATGGACCTCTATTTCTCCGCCAGCGGCGGCGGCGCCAGCGAGAAATTCGCTGCCCCCAAATGGCAGCATGGCGCGGTGGCGCCCTTCGGGGTTTTGAAACGGGGCATCCCCGACATCAGCGCCCTCGCCGCCTTGGCCACCGGCTACGCTCTGATCATCGGCGGTGCCGAGGTGGGCATGGGCGGGACCAGCTCGGCGGCGCCCCTCCTGGGCGGACTGGTGATGCAGATCATCGAAGCCAACCAGGACCTCAAGAAGGGGTATCGGGTGGGGTGGCTGACGCCGACGATCTACGAGCCCAGCTTCGAAGACGCCTTCATCAACATCTGCAAGGGCGACAACGGCCTCTACATGGCCACCGCCACTGGCTGGGATCCCTGCACCGGCCTGGGCCGCCCGGTGGGCACCAAGCTCTTGGCAGCCCTGCGGGAGGAGGTGAAGGGCTCCAAGGCGAAGGCCAAGACCTAG
- a CDS encoding TOMM precursor leader peptide-binding protein: MPKARTSSAPQAPEPPRLHPHYRVRAVDGEGAIFVSETRHHWFPGSFYARLVPLLDGRNTIPQLIHRLREHDGPAEIFAALVLLRELGLLAADEDASDLPREPPRPPWSQSASATDQTRPVGLSLDCFAPSAERRGDHEVAADVRELLPDASLEEVSDGEAELWLIPTTSYDHPGLEEMRRALWSAGRLGLLLRPHPEVSWLGPLLGPEDALCLACLNAAIAANRPVQRWLGEGASGTAAFGGWKQGLKALVQGLAAVDLGPHSPLRRRLWSFDLASRQVRPHPVPAGGGCPQCGGPEREDGRETVLSAAPVHLVPRPKASTDDGGHRALPVEETYRRLERCYSPITGIVHGLRRLPAETPAQAASSQGLHVYSAAHAIPRSYDSWGALRRRLGRHSSGKGKNAQQARVSALAEAVERYSGIFRGDEPRRSASFQELGKAAVHPNRCMLFSQAQIQGREDWNRREGLANWVPAAFPEDRLVEWSPLWSLTEETTRWLPTGLLYYDYEEQAPLCLADSNGNAAGNTVEEAVLQGFLELVERDAAALWWYSRVQRPAVDLESFADAHSGELLRHLESQGRRLWSLDLTSDFGVPVVAALSRRRDTVAGDLMMGFGAHLDPDVAVGRALTELVQFLPRRSGDNPLAQRWPRLAAGQDPQWLEPAPDQPSRAADDWPDTSRPDLAQDVAWLVERARDLDLDVLVLDQSRREAPLKVVKVVVPGMRPWWARFAPGRLYDVPVRLGWLPAARSEEELNPVHLFL; encoded by the coding sequence GTGCCGAAGGCTCGTACTTCTTCCGCGCCCCAGGCCCCCGAGCCACCTCGTCTGCACCCCCACTATCGGGTGCGGGCGGTGGATGGCGAGGGGGCGATCTTCGTTTCAGAGACCCGCCATCATTGGTTCCCGGGATCCTTCTACGCTCGCCTGGTGCCGCTGCTGGACGGCCGGAATACGATTCCCCAACTGATCCACCGGCTGCGGGAGCATGACGGTCCCGCAGAGATCTTCGCCGCGCTGGTGTTGCTGAGGGAGCTGGGGTTGTTGGCGGCCGACGAGGATGCTTCGGATCTTCCCCGCGAGCCACCGCGGCCTCCCTGGAGCCAATCCGCCTCCGCCACGGACCAGACACGGCCGGTGGGCCTCTCCCTGGACTGTTTCGCGCCGTCGGCGGAGCGCCGCGGAGATCATGAAGTGGCCGCCGACGTCCGCGAGCTGCTCCCCGATGCGTCGCTGGAGGAGGTGAGCGACGGGGAGGCCGAGCTGTGGTTGATCCCCACGACCTCCTACGACCATCCCGGTCTCGAAGAGATGCGCCGAGCTCTATGGTCGGCAGGAAGGCTCGGCCTGCTGCTCCGCCCCCATCCGGAAGTGTCCTGGCTCGGCCCTCTCCTCGGGCCGGAGGACGCTCTCTGCCTCGCCTGCCTGAACGCGGCCATCGCCGCCAACCGGCCGGTGCAGCGGTGGTTGGGTGAAGGGGCTTCCGGGACCGCCGCTTTCGGTGGCTGGAAGCAAGGCTTGAAGGCCTTGGTGCAGGGGCTGGCGGCGGTGGACTTGGGCCCCCACTCGCCCCTGCGGCGGCGGTTGTGGAGCTTCGATCTCGCCTCCCGCCAGGTTCGTCCTCATCCCGTTCCTGCCGGCGGTGGCTGTCCGCAGTGCGGTGGTCCGGAGAGGGAGGACGGGAGGGAGACGGTGCTCTCGGCGGCGCCTGTGCATCTCGTTCCAAGACCCAAGGCTTCAACCGACGACGGCGGCCATCGGGCGCTGCCGGTGGAGGAGACCTACCGGCGCCTGGAGCGTTGCTACAGCCCCATCACCGGGATCGTCCACGGTCTGCGGCGGCTTCCCGCGGAGACTCCCGCCCAGGCCGCGAGCTCCCAGGGGCTGCACGTATATTCCGCTGCCCACGCCATTCCCCGTTCCTACGATTCCTGGGGGGCTCTCCGCCGGCGCCTCGGCCGCCACAGCAGCGGCAAGGGCAAGAACGCTCAGCAGGCCCGGGTCAGCGCATTGGCGGAGGCGGTGGAGCGCTACTCGGGGATTTTTCGCGGCGACGAACCCCGCCGCAGCGCCAGCTTCCAGGAGCTCGGAAAGGCGGCGGTGCACCCGAACCGCTGCATGCTCTTCAGCCAGGCTCAGATCCAGGGGCGGGAGGATTGGAATCGTCGGGAAGGCCTCGCCAATTGGGTGCCGGCGGCCTTTCCGGAGGATCGGCTCGTGGAGTGGTCGCCGCTATGGTCCCTCACCGAGGAGACAACCCGCTGGCTGCCCACCGGCCTGCTCTACTACGACTACGAAGAACAGGCCCCCCTCTGCCTCGCGGATTCCAACGGCAACGCCGCGGGCAACACCGTGGAGGAAGCCGTCCTTCAGGGTTTCTTGGAGCTGGTGGAACGGGATGCGGCGGCATTGTGGTGGTACTCCCGGGTACAGCGGCCGGCGGTGGATCTGGAGTCCTTCGCCGACGCCCACAGTGGGGAGCTTCTGCGTCATCTGGAGAGCCAGGGCCGGCGGCTGTGGTCGTTGGACCTGACCAGCGATTTCGGAGTGCCGGTGGTGGCGGCGCTCTCCCGGCGGCGGGATACGGTGGCGGGAGATTTGATGATGGGCTTTGGCGCCCATCTGGACCCCGACGTAGCGGTGGGCCGGGCCCTCACCGAGCTGGTGCAGTTTCTGCCCCGCCGCAGTGGGGACAACCCGCTGGCCCAGCGCTGGCCGCGGCTGGCGGCGGGACAAGACCCCCAATGGTTGGAGCCGGCACCGGATCAGCCGTCCCGAGCTGCCGATGACTGGCCCGACACCTCGAGGCCGGATCTGGCCCAGGATGTGGCATGGCTGGTGGAGCGCGCCCGGGACCTCGACCTCGATGTCTTGGTTCTGGACCAATCCCGCCGGGAGGCGCCGTTGAAGGTGGTCAAAGTGGTGGTGCCGGGGATGCGGCCCTGGTGGGCCCGCTTCGCCCCGGGACGCCTCTACGACGTGCCGGTGCGACTGGGTTGGCTGCCGGCGGCCCGGTCGGAGGAGGAGCTCAACCCGGTGCATCTCTTCCTCTGA
- a CDS encoding Nif11-like leader peptide family natural product precursor gives MSKEHADSFLQAIDEDPELYQKMAKIRDQMQQETMALAQEHGYEVTPKELKAALEDKLGTDLPDIAENGGADPTTCVVPFSEAPGR, from the coding sequence ATGTCCAAGGAACACGCAGACAGTTTTCTCCAGGCCATCGACGAGGATCCGGAGCTCTACCAGAAGATGGCGAAGATTCGGGATCAGATGCAGCAGGAAACCATGGCCCTGGCCCAAGAGCATGGCTATGAGGTGACCCCGAAGGAGCTCAAGGCGGCTCTGGAGGACAAGCTGGGCACCGATCTGCCGGACATCGCCGAGAACGGTGGCGCGGATCCGACCACCTGCGTGGTGCCGTTCTCCGAAGCTCCCGGCCGCTGA